In Miscanthus floridulus cultivar M001 chromosome 19, ASM1932011v1, whole genome shotgun sequence, the DNA window atgccggattaattaggattaataaattcgtctcacggattaatgacggattctgtaatttatttttttattagtatccgaacaccccatgcgacacccgatgtcaccccaaaactttacaccctggatttaaacaaggcctgagTCTCTAGCCTCTGAAACATAGAACATGGGTAAAAATGTTTGAATCTTGAAACACCCTGGAAACTACGAACAGACGTGTGGTGGCTAGCCACAACTGCCAGTCTCTGGCCAAACCACGAAAAATCTGTAGCATTTCTCTTAAGGGCAGCATATCATACCATGCTGCATCAGTACCTGATTTATGTTGCCCAGAAGTCACATACTCACATTGTAACCCAATCAGCAGTAGTGAAAGATATTTATCAGTCACAGGCATTTCAGAAATATCAGACAAATAAGCAAAACCTTCAGGTGTATATCATGCACAGCACAGCCCGGATGAAGAGAGCAAATGACATTCCACGATCAGTGCAAAACTTGGGAACAATCAAGTGTAAAAGCTTAAAAGCATGAACATTTATAAACCAGCACTCTAGAAGAGAGCACACATAAAGGAGATTTCAAAAGCCACAACAAATAACAGAAGCCAACTTCACACGAAGGTCACCAGAATAATGATAAGAAGGTACAGCAAGCTGCCAGTTGAGGTTTTAGAATAGCACTAACTCATCTCAGTGCTGACAGCTGATGCTGGTCATGAGTAGTACTGAGTAACTTGTTGATGCTCAGTGATGTAAGCAATGAATAAATTTTAATGTAGCATCTATGGTATACCTCATTGTCAACCTAAGCATATTAAAGAAGTTTCATCTCATATTTTAACAAGATTGTTTTCGTCCAGTGTGTTCCTGACAGTTGATCtagatatcaatttgtgtgagcATTGCATGACATGCTATTTACATAACGTGCAGAAATCAATCATGGTCAAAATCAAGTGCACTATTTGCAAGAActatttaaaatttgaaaataaccATCAATTGCTAAACAGTCCTGGCATAGTTCACTTGATAAATTACTTTTCAAAGCACATCTAAATTTGTTAAGTCAATGGGCCGGGATGAATAAATTGAGTTCTCAAGCACagaaaacaagcatttacaatgtTGATTCTGTAATTACGATGAATGTCACACATAGTAAGCAAAGTGTTAGCCCAGCAGTACAAACATGCTAGTACGTACCCTCTCAAAAGCGAGGAAGAATTTGCTATATATTGAAACAAGAAGATTTATGTACAAATTGTTAAGATAATTGTtcttcccaatcaagtcccaagcaTAAAAGCTGAATCCTGAAAAAATTCAAGACCATAGAAGTATGATTCTAGTGGCGTGTAAACATCCTAATGCGAATTCAATGAGTGAGGTTTCTCACTTCCATGGAATGATGGAATTGCATCCAAGACATACCACCAAGCAGCCTTAGCTCAAATTTGCATCGGTGTACCCaactgtggcgttgagccaccaGCGGAACCGCGCCTCGCCCTCCGCCTCTCATACTCAGGGTCGTCAGTAGGCAGCTCGTACCGGCACACTGGGCACGTGTTCCGGATGGCAAGCCATGGGCCAATGCACGCCCTGTGGTAGAAATGCCCGCATGGCAGCCCTGTGGCGAGCTCCCCCTGTTCCATCCCTTCCTTGCACACAGCGCACCCCTGCGCAGCCTCCTCGCCTCTGACGGCCACCACCTGGAGCCGCTCCACCGCCGCACGCGCCGCCGGCGGGGCGCCGCCCACGTCCACGACGTGCCCCGGCAGAATCTCGAACTCGTCGTCCAGCGACGCCGGGAGCAGCTCCCACCCGACGCCGCTATGGAGGATGCCTTCGAGCTCCGCGTCGTCATCGCCGAAGTCGAACGGAGGCTCGTCGGAGAAGATCGAGTCGTCGTCCCCGCTGTCGATGCCCTCCATCACGCCCAGCATCTCCCGCTCGTCGAGGAATCCGAACACGTCAGCGTCGGTCTCTCCTTCTagtcctccccctccccctccccctccgctaccgccaccgccgctgccgacGCCGGGGGCAGCGTCCGCGATCTCCTCCCACTCGAAGCTAGCGGCGTCTTCGTCGAGGCAGTCCCAGAAGGGCGGGGAGCGGGTCAGCGAGGGGGAGAGGCAGCGGAGGTCGGGGTCGGAGTCGAAGGAGATGGGAGACCCCGGGgtgggggttagggtttcgggttcGAAGCCCGGGGAGAGGACGTGGCGTGGGCAGGCGAGATCCAACTCGATGGACTCGGAGAAGGAGACGTAGGAGAGGTCTCCGAACCCGTCGTCGCCGACGTCGAGGAAGTGCTCGTCGCCGAAGTCCGCCATGGGAGGCGGCGGCGCCCGGTGGGGATGGGATTGGGTGGGGTGgtgccgtggtggtggtggtgcggctgCCGTTGCAGTGTGACGTGTGAGGCGTGGCGTCCCCGTCTCTTGTTGGTGTCGGGTCTGGTCACTCCTCGCGCCCAGCACGTGGTACACGACACGCCTTCCTGCAGCATTTACGTAAACTCTGAATACGCCTTCCAGTTGCGTTTGCGTTCACTTGAGCCAAGTCAAATCGCCCGTCGCAGGCTCTGCAGCAGGAGGAGAACGAGAAGCGCCAGGCCAAGTGATCCAATCACCTGACACCACCTCGCCCTCGCGAGATTCCTAGGGGAGGGGGCCAGGCCAAGTCGGCTCTTGCGTCGACATCGACGGGGAGAATCAGCTGTGGGCAGGCGATGAACTGTAGCGCTTGACAGCGAGAGGGTTTGATTGGATCCATTGTCTGGCCGGTCTGCGTGCATCACCTGATTGCAGCTCTGCATTTCCTGGCTATAAAGCGACGGACTGGCCGCGGGgactggagagggagagagtccTCCCATCCACAAGTCCTCAGTTTTTGCGGGATTGAGATCCGGCAGGGGACAGAGGAAGCTGAATTGCGGAAAGGTGCGTGTTCTCGGCTCTCTTCCCATCCTCCTTCCCTTGTGGTTTAATTTTGTTGTGGAAGAGAGGATTCTTGCTTGGGTAGGATTGGATAATCTGAGAGTTCATTTCTCGGGGTTCTGTGGCTGTACTCGGCTTTTCTGAGGCCAGTTTAAGTAGATGAAAGTTGTTTATTTCAGTTTGAGTTGCTGAGTTATGTGCTATCTGCGATGTTGTATTGTTTCATAGAGTAGTTGTTTTGTTGATGTGAATTGTGTTGGGAGAATGGATTTTGGGAGTGCTTTCGCAGGCCTACTTAACTAGTATCAACACCAAGACGATCATGTGCCATAAGATTTATTGTTAGGCCCTTTGGCTTTGGCTGTCCTCTTACTTTTGTTTCAGGAAGCTTATTTGGTGTGCATACTGTTTGACTATAACGGAAGACTTGTTATCCTAATTGTTTTGTTCTTATAATGGATCTACATTTCCATTGCTTTAAGACACTATGAACAGAAGACTTGTTATCCGAATTGTTTTGTTCTTACAATGGATCTACATTTCCATTGCTTTAAGACACTGCTCATACATATATGAGAAGATTATTCTGGGTAAACAATATAAGAAATGGAAATCAAAATAGGGAGTGCATAATTCAAAGAAATCTAGATCTCATCATAGTTATATTCTAGTAAAAgaacaattgtaactggctattCAAATCAGTGATCTATTGCACCAAGTTTCTGACTTAAAAGTTTTCACATCCAGGAGGACAGAAAAATGGGGATTGGAGATGGGTCTTCTAATGGGAACCAGCAACCGGTGCATAAGGAAATACGAGATGAGACAACGCCACTTCTTCCAgtcaaggtggaggaggatgaggggTTTCATGAGTTCAATGGCACTTCATTCTCTGGGGCGGTTTTCAATCTGTCGACCACCATAGTTGGGGCTGGAATTATGGCTCTGCCAGCAAGTATCAAGATGCTGGGCATCATCCCAGGGATTCTGTTGATCATCATTGTGGCACTGCTCACAGAGGCATCCATCGACATGCTTGTCAGGTGCAGCCACCAGGGCAAGATTACGTCATATGGGTGGCTGATGGGAGAGGTTTTCGGACAGTGGGGGAGAATTGCGCTGCAGGGCTCTGTCATCATAAACAACGTCGGCGTGCTAATTGTTTATATGATTATCATTGGTACTCTTAAACTCAGCACTCTTCCATCTACTTCTAATCTTATTTTTGCACATTTGAGATGCACACTGAAATGACTAGGTATGAGTAGTTCTCCCAGTATACCTTTTAGTCCTTTTTAACTGACACGGTGACACAGCTCTTTTTGGGCATGCCTTTGGAGCCCCAAATCAATTTTTCGTAAGGATGTTCAGATAGAATGTATTATTTAAAATTCATTCCATAGCTTTAGGTATGGGGGTTCCTTCAGTATATTGCTTTCTGTTAATTCAAGAAACTCACCTATGACCTTCCTGATCTCTCCTgttagagagggggggggggggggggggggggggcgagagAGAAGGAAATATTCCCATTGTGCAACACCTTGCGCTTAAAATGAACAACTTATGCAACTGGCTGAGATTAATTCTGGTTCTTAATAATTTCATAGGTGATGTATTATCTGGAACAACATCAGACGATGTTCATCATCGTGGTATATTGGAGGGCTGGTTTGGAGCTCATTTGTGGAATtctcgtcccattgttcttcttgcCACAGCTCTTTTGGTGTTTGCTCCATTGGTGAGCTTTAAGCGTTTGGGTACGTGTACATGTTTGCATATTGAGAAAAATAtccttcaaatattccctatTGTTGGCTGCATACTAgtatagcctaccccaacttgtttgggacttaaaggctttgttgttgttgttgtatactaTTTAAAGTAAATCTTGTCATTTTTGCAGATTCATTGAGATACACATCTGCACTATCAGTTGCCCTGGCAGTAGTTTTTGTTGTAATTACTGCTGGGAttgccatcatcaagctcttcaatGGAACTGTAGCAATTCCCAAACTTTTTCCAGAATTGGATGGTCTTAATTCTATCTGGAATCTTTTTACAGCTGTCCCTGTTCTTGTTACGGCCTACATCTGCCACTATAACGGTATGCACTATCATTGTACAGATACTCTTCTGATTATTCAAACATTCGGATTCTCAATTTGTCATGTTCATGTTTCCACAGTTCACAGCATTGACAATGAACTTGAAGACAGAACACAGATCAAACCGATTGTGCGAACATCGCTGTTCCTGTGCTCCAGTGTTTACATTGCCACAAGTTTCTTTGCATATCTCCTCTTTGGTGAGGGCACACTGGATGACGTGCTTGCCAACTTTGACGCAAATCTTGGCATTCCATTCAGTTCAGTCTTTGATGACATAGTGCGAGTGAGCTACGCCGCGCATGTCATGCTTGTCTTTCCCATTGTCTTCTTTGCCCTTCGGCTCAACTTGGATGGGTTGCTCTTCCCAACATCAAGGCACATTTCTCGTGACAATAAGAGATTTGCCATCATCACCATCTCTCTCCTCACAGTAATTTATCTTGCTGCCATTCTCATACCAAGCATTTGGGATGCATTCCAGTTTACTGGTGCCACAGCTGCCGTCCTAATTGGTTTCATATTTCCTGCCATGGTCATACTTAGGTAACTAAATGTTTATTCTTGGTGTATATTGCCTACTGGCCAAGCCATTTTGTATAATACTTAATATGGTGACTTGAATTTCTGCAGGGATTCTTATGGAATCGCAACCAAGCGTGACAAGATTCTGGCTGTAACCATGATCGTGCTTGCTGTTCTGTCAAATTCTGTTGCCCTATACAGTGACGCGATGAACATCCTCCTTAAGAAGGAAGTGGCCTGAACTTCAGATTTCAAAAGTAGTCAGTGATGGATGAAGAATGGTCTCGTAATGCAAAACTCGATGAGACCAAGGAAGATGATGCACTTGGACTCCGTGAAGGAATGTTTTCTTTATCAGCACCTCAGAATTTGGCCACTTGAAAGAATCTGATGCTTGAAGTTTCCTGGTCTTGTGTACACAAATCGGCTCAGTGAGAATTGAGCCGCTTgaaatatatgtatgtatattctATGCGGAGAGTAAGTCTTGGAAAAAGCTTTCTCCACAATAATGTACAGTTATGCCAATTTCTGAGTTTAGTTAAATTTTGTGAAATGTGCACATGGGTGTCTTGTGTTGAATGATTCAGAATGATATGATTACATACGTCGCTACCATATCTGTTTTTGCCTTTCTGCCGTTATCAAGGAGCACCATTTTCTCGAGCACTACGCCAATCAATCACGAAAGCAAATTAGGCACTCGCGGCCAAGGATATTGCCGTGAGCTTGTGAGAGGGATCCCTGAAGAAACAGAGATCACTATTCTGAGCACATTATTTCCTGCAAATTAAACCCTCTGTTCGGATTCTTAGCATCAAGCGGGCCAATGAGCGCAGTGATAGAATCGTCGGGATCTCTAATCTCGATAGGCCTATCATTCTGTCAGTAGCCACCTGTTTTTATCATCAATCAACAAAAAAGTAGCAACATGTTTTCTGTCACTAGCAATCTGGTTTCAAGTAGCAAATGAGTTTGTTTAGGCAGAAACTCTTCACATAACGACCGTCCAATCAAAGCATGAAGATAGATTAATTACAGGTGGCGGGTTTACAGCCACAAGTTCCAGCGTTTAGGCAGGAATCAATCGTAATCAATTGATTGACAGGGACTCAAATGATGACATGTTTCAATGAACACCACAGTTTCATTTGCGTTTTGCAAGCTACCTCGTGAATTTTCTATTGTCTGTTCTCCACATCAGTCTACAGCAAAGAGTAGGTTAAAAGAGTGATTCAGGTTCACCAAGTCAGTCTAGCACTAacaattgtttattctccagctTAGCCCATCTTGTGAACGTCGTTTCAACTTGCAACTCTGGTTCCTTGTATCTCAACATTTCTGATATCTTCCCACATCAAGCATACTCTAGCGTGAACCGACCAGGGTTCCAAACATCACATTTTGGCCAATTTCAAGTTTTTTTGGTGATTTTTTATTAGGGCCGATCCCAGTTGGTCAAACCTCCGGGTGGCATCCCCCGTGACCGGAGTTCGAATCCTTGGTCAGGCGAATTTCTCACAAGTAAATGGACCGGCCCTCTCACCGGGTAACGGGCCCCTGTGTGCAGGTGGGGTAAGGGGTTCGAGGGGTTTTTCGAGCTGAGTGAGAAATCCTCTGCCTTAAGCTAAAATAGCTCAGGGTGTCTATCTCCGCAACTCGAGTTTTTTTCTCTTTAAATTCTagtttgtgttgtcttctttcgACCGGAAACCTTAAGAGCATATTTTGTTTTTAGGTATTTCATAATTCCAACTCATTGTATGGATATATGTTCAATAATTATAAATACTTATGAAGATTTAAAATATCAATGGAATTTGGTGTTTTCGATCAAGACCGATAAAGACCTGATACCAAATCAAAAAAAAAACTCTACGTAGCTATTAGGTTCTTGTCGTGTAACATATTACATATCATCTGGTTCTAAGTTTTCGACTTTACATAGATATTTGTATTTTTCGTATATTATTATTTTAAGATTTTGTTATACTAGTTTTTTTAATCATAAGCTAAGTACCCGTTGACAAAAAGACATCTATGGTCACTTTGCTAATCTTGAGATTTGCTAGTCCTGTATTTTCAAGGTGCTTAAAGATATAATTATACATATGTATTTCAATAGGAATGGTATGCGTACATGTATTTAGGGCACGTTTGGCAGGGTTATAGATTCTCGTAGCAACGTTTTGGATCTAGATTATTTCTAATGAATCAGGACTACTTCCTCGAATTGTTTGGCTAGCTCATTGGATTCTTGAAACTGGAACTCGAATCAAGAGAAACCAgttttttttttatgtttttctCTACTtgtacaaaaacaaaaaaacggTTCCAAGTGATTCTCTCTGAAATATTTATCCCTTCGTGACGTTTGGCAGTGATTCTAATAATTCTGCTCAGCTGAAACTCACTGTCAAACCCATCCTTAGTGTCTACGTGACTGAATGaaaaagattaaaaaaatcaAACGCACTGTAGCTGCTCAGCAGCTGAGTAGACTTCTCGCTATCTCTCAATTTAAAGGCCCAATATACTCGAGATTTGGCTTTTCTCAATTTTGTCAAATGGCCCAAGCCAAACGTAACGGAACTCCCGTGACATGTAGTAGAAACAAATCAAAGTGTCTTTGGGCTGGCTCTGGAATGGCTGCAACTTCGAGTTATATATAGATAGATCGATTGGAGTAAACtagattatttttttaaaaaaaatatttatattcGGTCTAAACTATacacaaaataagttatttaaACACTCCCTGTATCCGAAGATTTCTTAAAGCTAGAACTATCAGCTTTTGAACTTGACCTCTACCCACAGAGCATAagtaaaaagaaaaacaaaggtaGGAAAAAATAGTGACGCGGAAATGCTCCTGCGACTGTTATCTTTTCCTTAAAAAACCCAAGTAAGCAGATTCTATGTTAAAGAAACTAATCACTTGAATAAATATAAGCCGCAGCGGGCTACTGCTTCTTTGACTCCTCTCACAAATtactatttttttaataaattcgGCCTCTACAAGAGTTTTACACTCAACCATTCATTATTACATTGTTTCGGTCACCAGCTGATGTAGAAAGCTCACAAAAAGCGTCAAAAAAACGTCACAAATTACTATTTAAGCAACTGGCTACGGCTTATTTTAAGTGCAACCGAACATCATGATGCTTATCTAGCATTGAACTGTATACGTGGTACAAGCATTCCGATAAACTTTTCAAGATGCGATTACCCCTTGGATGAAACAGATACACTGAAGTTGAACTGTTGAAGCAGCTAGCTGCGAATTGTATCGAGATGTTTCACATCCGCTAGTGTTCTCTGCCTTCACACATCAAATTCCCGTTATCTAAGCTTAAGCTTCCCGTTGACGATTTGCACTGTCACTTGGAGACCGCTTCAACCCTGCTGCGCTTGACCTGCAAATTGGCATATGCAGTGCAGGATGCGTTGCTGAGCTGATTGTTTAGGTGTGAAGTGTCGTCGGACATTAAAAAGTTATTTTGTATTTCCAATGAGACGCGTCAGTAACATGCAACCCTTTGTCCCGTGCCTTCTGCTTCACGTCATCATCATATATTTGGATGAAAATTAAATCTAAGCCTCCAAATCAAATGCATATAGATGATCAAATTAAACAAGCAAGAAGCAACCTTGTCTCTGACATTCGCTTCAAAAGACATACTGTCACATCACATGAGATGATCAAATTAAAGGAGCACAGAGAAATGGAGTGTTTAACGTTAGTTAACAACTTAACCACCAGATGTCAACAGGGGAAAAAGCTAGCGCCCTGTTCACttggctgataagcatggctgaaagtattgttgggcTGATTTGCCGTgatagaaaaatattgttcgttggttgAAAAAATACGACTAATAAGCCAAATGAATATAGCGTAGCACCTCATGACTGTATATTATATTAGTATGTAATAGTAATGAAGAGTGATCCCACTAACGGTACAAAATCAAGTGCCAGGTGGGGCCAGCACAAACTGGGCCCACTTATCAGGGACAGGCGTTACTGGCACCTCGAGTCAGCAAAGCAAGGACACACGCTTTTTCTGAAAGCAGCAGCGTCCTTTGCCGTTGCCGCCGCCGGCAGCGCTAAAGCGAGTTGCTTCACATGCTACCACCTCTCGGCGTCTTTTATTCaggtctttttttcttcttccgtTTTTCCACCACAAATTTGCCCCGAATTCGCGCGACATTGGGTTTCCAAACTCAAACCCTCCTCAAATTACGGTCGCCAGCTAACCAATCCAAACGGCGGGGCCCAGTCCGCATTAACAAACCACCCCGCTCCCGCCGCCCCCATCCGCTGCTCCGCTCCGTTACCCTTTTCCCCTCCGATCGCGGCGGCAGCTTCCGCGAAGGCCTCCACTAAAAAACCACGCATCTCCTAGTTTTTCTCCTCCGCCTCGAGTCCCGCCACCTCCGAGCGAGCCTGCCCCGCCGCCCCCGGGACCGGGAGCCCCAGTCCCCTAGCTCGCTCGCGCGAAGCTCCCTCTCCTCCCATCCCATGGGCGCGGTGGCGTCGACGGTGGCGGCGCGCTTCGCGTTCTTCCCGCCGACCCCGCCGTCGTACGGGGtggagccgccgccgtcgccggccgcggcggcggcggactcgGAGGTGGTGGAGCTCAGCGGGGTGCCCGTGTCGCGGGGGCCGCGGCGTGGAGGCGCGGCGGCTGCCCACGAAGCGCGGCACCGAGGTGGTAGCCATGTACGTGCGCCAGCCCGGGGCGCGCCTCACGCTGCTCTACTCCCACGGCAACGCCGCCGACCTGGGGCAGATGTACGagctcttcgtcgagctcagCGCGCACCTCAACGTCAACCTCATGGGGTATGTATATATGTAACGTGCGCTCTCTAGCCCTCGCCGCGCTTTGCTGCTTCGACTGGACTGTGTAGAGATCCTATCTGTTAATATTACGCTTTGATGCTATGATGTTAGTATTCGGTTGCTTCATTTCATTTGGTAAACAGGAATACATATTTGAGCTCATTTTTGGGACGTTATTGTCGGCATTGGAGGTTTTGTCTGTGCTAGTTTAGAACTCGCGACTTGCCTGTTGGGGTGGCGTGtgcacttgggaattgggatccTACAGTTAATCGTGCAATTCTGGGATCTGTAGCTGCTTTAATTACTTAATTAGGTACTTAATGTTGTACAAATctggcatgtcatttggattgaaATTGTGATCCAGAATTTACCAAAACTGACTGGGGGGGAATTTAGTGTCCAAGGTTGTTCGTGTATTATTTGGACTGTGTTTGTGGAAGATAGTCTTAGATTATGTTGCTAGATTTATTTGTTTGCGAATTCATGTGTTCTTAATTGTTATATAAAGTCGGGAATGTCCCAAGCTGCAACAGTGCAGCTTATCTGGATGTGTGGTTCAGAAAGTTGCGCTATTCTGGTATACAGTAGGTGGATTTCATTGAGGCTGGTAAATGTTTGCTAGTGCATACTTAAGTTGACTGGAAAGTTTGGATGTTGATGTGCTGTACTATTGATTGAGGGGCACGTCTGCTTCATTGTCAGTACTGGAGTTGTTTGGAAGTTATTGGATTAGGGGAAAGAAGACGTTCATTTATATTGGCGCCTTTGATTATGAATCTTGTTTGACCTGTTATTAAGTTTAATAATTCCATTAGTACTTAGTACATAGAAATGCTATGTTAGTTGTAGTGGGACCCATGTTGGTTACCATTTTCTTCGCTAGAATTTGGATGACATCACTAATATATGGGTGTTAGTTGCTCTTGATCAAGATGACCATCCAGTTACTTACCCGAGCTACTGGAAGCTGTGTACCATTTTTTAATAAAACGGGAGGGGTTGGACCCTACTAgttaatatataaaaataaataaaagagagTTTTACAAGAAATGAAAGAAAACACAAAATATTATAAGAATCCTTCAAGCCAGTGCTCAAGTTCTGCGAATTATTTTTTGTGCTCTATGGATAACCAAGGTAAATACCCGTTTGAAAGTCTCTTTACATCTTCGGATGTTTGGTTGAATGTTTTTGAAGATTAGACCATTTCAGACACTGCAGATATTCTAACTCATTACAATAATCTGTCCTGCGTCCGGGGCAGCTAGCCTTCGGGGTCTTTCTCGGCCCGTGCGCGAGAAGCTTCTTCTCAATGCAATGCCGTGGGGGCGGTCTTTCCCCTTTGGGtcgattttttttataatttggtTACAACAGTTGTCCATTGATTTTTCTAGATCCAAGTTTTGATATTGTTTTTAATTTTGAACTCTTGCTCATAGCTTTTGTTCAATAGAGATTTGAGTGAATCAGGTTTTACTTAGGGAATTAGGTATTTCTGGTTTGATGGCTATGTTTAATAAAAGTGATGGGATGAGCTGTCGGTTAGAATAACTGAGTTACAGTGGATCTAACACTTGACCAATTTGAAATCTTGCAAATGGAGGATTGGTCTGCTCTTTTATCCCACTTAATTTTTCTGATTGGTCATTTTGTTTCTTATTGAATATATGAATTCCATTTATCACCGTATTATTATTTTTATCCTACTTTACCCTTTTTTGTGTATAGGCCTAGCTACAACTTAATATGTAGTTTGACTTTATAATTGGTGGTTGATTGCTAGGCATTATCTATGACTGTTTTAACCTTTCTATTGTGCTCATGATATATTTGCTCCTGATCCTTTCAGTTCCTTTAAACTTTGTATTCCTGCTATGCCCCATGTTAGTAACTTCTGATCCGTACATTTTCCTACAGTTATGATTATTCTGGGTATGGACAATCATCTGGGAAGGTATAAATTCAGCTTTTATCTAGGAAAGTACTTTCCTTTTACCCCTCTTCACATGCTATTTTATGAGTTCCAGCTCCCCTTGTGCATGACTGACCAATTTAATCCCATTTGATTCTGCAGCCAAGTGAGCAAAACACTTATGCTGATATAGAAGCTGTTTATAGGTGTCTTATAGAAACATATGGAGCCTCTGAGGAAAACATCATTCTATATGGTCAATCAGTGGGAAGTGGCCCTACTTTGGATTTAGCATCCCATTTGCCTCATTTACGAGCTGTTGTTCTACATAGCCCAATTTCATCTGGTTTAAGAGTGATGTATCCTGTAAAGCATACATATTGGTTTGACATATATAAGGTGATTAATTTACTAGATTCCTTTTAATTTGATCGTATACTTGATCTAATCTCTACTAATTTATTTACAGAACATTGACAAAATTCCTCTGGTCAAGTGTCCTGTATTAGTTATACATGTGAGTATTCCTCTGACAGCAAGTTTTCTTTAATAATGTTTAGTTCCATGTGCGCACATGCATGTGTCTTTATTGCCATTAACTTCTGTCTTGCATGTAGGGAACTAGGGTTCAAGGCTTTTATATATTTGATTTGATGGTTACATACCATTTTCCCACTTTGTTCTTTTCAAACTGTGTTCCGAGTTTCAAGCTTGTTATTATCAATGGTGTATTGGTGTTCTTACATTTTCATTAAGCTCTACACTTGTATGAAGCTCAATGGGGAATGTTCATGCAATTTTATTAAGGTCTACACTTTTGAGGTCAATAAAGTGGCTTACATATTAGGCATTATGTCTGTACCATCATACAATATAGTATTACACTACTTATTCTAGAGTTGTACTACAATACTGTTTTTAGTTTCCAGAATTGAAATCATAAGGTGCCTTTCGCCTTACAAAATCTGTACCAAGTTTCTGCATATAAATTCTGGTTATGGGTGCCATACACAAGGGGTTTTAACCAAGtcagtgaatt includes these proteins:
- the LOC136527059 gene encoding amino acid transporter AVT6A-like; this encodes MGIGDGSSNGNQQPVHKEIRDETTPLLPVKVEEDEGFHEFNGTSFSGAVFNLSTTIVGAGIMALPASIKMLGIIPGILLIIIVALLTEASIDMLVRCSHQGKITSYGWLMGEVFGQWGRIALQGSVIINNVGVLIVYMIIIGDVLSGTTSDDVHHRGILEGWFGAHLWNSRPIVLLATALLVFAPLVSFKRLDSLRYTSALSVALAVVFVVITAGIAIIKLFNGTVAIPKLFPELDGLNSIWNLFTAVPVLVTAYICHYNVHSIDNELEDRTQIKPIVRTSLFLCSSVYIATSFFAYLLFGEGTLDDVLANFDANLGIPFSSVFDDIVRVSYAAHVMLVFPIVFFALRLNLDGLLFPTSRHISRDNKRFAIITISLLTVIYLAAILIPSIWDAFQFTGATAAVLIGFIFPAMVILRDSYGIATKRDKILAVTMIVLAVLSNSVALYSDAMNILLKKEVA
- the LOC136527060 gene encoding uncharacterized protein, whose product is MADFGDEHFLDVGDDGFGDLSYVSFSESIELDLACPRHVLSPGFEPETLTPTPGSPISFDSDPDLRCLSPSLTRSPPFWDCLDEDAASFEWEEIADAAPGVGSGGGGSGGGGGGGGLEGETDADVFGFLDEREMLGVMEGIDSGDDDSIFSDEPPFDFGDDDAELEGILHSGVGWELLPASLDDEFEILPGHVVDVGGAPPAARAAVERLQVVAVRGEEAAQGCAVCKEGMEQGELATGLPCGHFYHRACIGPWLAIRNTCPVCRYELPTDDPEYERRRARRGSAGGSTPQLGTPMQI